The Halomonas sp. 7T genome contains a region encoding:
- the astD gene encoding succinylglutamate-semialdehyde dehydrogenase produces the protein MHAQQQQLINGAWVVGDADALTKHDPVAGALLWQGAAASSHQVGAAVDAARTAFPGWARTSFAERQALVERFVEVLKARQDDLAIAIASETGKPLWEARTEAGAMVGKVALSIKAYHERTGEREKEVGSAKAVLRHRPHGVMAVFGPYNFPGHLPNGHMVPALLAGNTVVFKPSDQTPLTADLTLQCWVEAGLPAGVINLVQGGVAVGQALSAHPGIDGLLFTGSAKVGGLLQQQFAGQLDKILALELGGNNPLVVKDVDDERAAVLTILQSAFLSGGQRCTCARRLMVPNGEAGDRLIDALSDAISKLHVAGQFEVDPAPFYGGLVSIAAADGLLKAQDELETMGGTVINRMQRLKENTSLLSPALIDVTGLDVPDEEHFGPLLKIHRYADWDEALVLANDTRYGLSAGLIGGEQADWDDFLLRIRAGIVNWNRQTTGASGDAPFGGVGDSGNHRPSAYYAADYCAYPVASMEAESLEMPETLPPGVNL, from the coding sequence ATGCACGCCCAGCAGCAGCAACTGATCAACGGTGCCTGGGTAGTCGGCGATGCCGACGCCTTGACCAAGCACGATCCCGTGGCGGGTGCGCTGCTATGGCAAGGCGCAGCGGCCTCTAGCCACCAAGTAGGCGCGGCGGTTGACGCAGCGCGCACGGCATTTCCTGGCTGGGCGCGTACCTCCTTTGCTGAGCGCCAAGCGCTGGTAGAACGTTTTGTGGAAGTGCTCAAGGCGCGTCAGGACGACTTAGCCATCGCCATTGCCTCGGAAACCGGCAAGCCGCTCTGGGAAGCACGCACCGAAGCCGGCGCGATGGTGGGTAAGGTGGCGCTCTCCATCAAGGCGTACCACGAGCGCACCGGGGAGCGTGAAAAAGAGGTCGGCAGCGCTAAAGCGGTACTGCGACACCGTCCCCATGGCGTGATGGCGGTGTTCGGCCCTTACAACTTCCCCGGCCACCTGCCCAACGGTCATATGGTGCCAGCGCTGCTGGCGGGTAACACCGTGGTGTTCAAACCCAGCGACCAAACGCCGCTTACCGCCGATTTAACGCTGCAGTGCTGGGTAGAGGCGGGCTTACCTGCTGGGGTGATCAACTTAGTGCAAGGCGGCGTGGCCGTCGGGCAGGCGCTCTCCGCCCACCCCGGTATCGATGGTCTACTGTTTACCGGCAGCGCTAAAGTAGGCGGGCTGTTACAGCAGCAGTTTGCCGGGCAGCTGGATAAAATCCTCGCACTGGAATTAGGCGGCAATAACCCGCTGGTGGTGAAGGATGTGGACGATGAGCGCGCAGCGGTGCTAACGATTCTGCAGTCGGCGTTTCTCTCTGGCGGCCAGCGCTGTACCTGTGCTCGTCGTCTAATGGTGCCTAACGGCGAAGCGGGCGACCGTCTTATCGACGCGCTTTCCGATGCGATTAGCAAGCTGCATGTAGCAGGGCAGTTTGAGGTAGATCCCGCGCCGTTTTACGGTGGCCTAGTGAGCATTGCTGCCGCCGATGGCTTGCTCAAAGCCCAAGATGAACTGGAAACCATGGGCGGCACCGTGATCAACCGTATGCAGCGCCTCAAGGAGAACACCAGCCTACTCAGCCCTGCGCTGATCGATGTGACAGGCCTGGATGTGCCCGATGAGGAGCACTTCGGCCCGCTGCTGAAAATCCATCGCTACGCGGACTGGGATGAGGCGCTGGTCCTTGCCAACGACACCCGTTACGGCCTTTCCGCTGGGTTGATTGGTGGTGAGCAGGCGGATTGGGACGACTTCCTGCTGCGCATTCGCGCAGGCATTGTGAATTGGAACCGCCAGACTACCGGCGCGTCTGGTGACGCACCCTTCGGCGGCGTCGGCGACAGCGGCAACCACCGCCCCAGCGCCTACTACGCGGCGGATTACTGCGCTTACCCGGTCGCCTCCATGGAGGCTGAAAGTCTGGAAATGCCGGAAACCCTGCCGCCGGGAGTCAACCTATGA
- a CDS encoding 6-pyruvoyl trahydropterin synthase family protein, whose product MYRLCVRDHFMIAHSFTGEIFGPAQRTHGATYVVDVVFQRPELDQDGLVIDIGLASETVKEVLANYNFQNLDDVSEFSGRNTTTEFMAKVIFDQLAEAIRAGKMGTTAQGLTGMEIKLHESHIAWASYEGAL is encoded by the coding sequence ATGTACCGTTTATGTGTCCGTGACCACTTTATGATTGCCCACAGTTTTACAGGTGAAATCTTTGGTCCTGCCCAGCGCACCCATGGGGCGACTTATGTCGTGGATGTGGTGTTTCAGCGCCCAGAGCTTGACCAAGATGGGCTGGTCATTGACATCGGCTTGGCAAGCGAAACGGTCAAAGAGGTGCTGGCGAACTACAACTTCCAAAACTTGGATGACGTGAGCGAGTTTAGCGGTCGCAATACCACCACCGAGTTTATGGCCAAAGTGATTTTTGACCAGCTGGCCGAGGCGATTCGGGCGGGCAAGATGGGCACAACCGCCCAGGGGCTAACAGGTATGGAAATTAAGCTGCACGAGTCTCATATCGCCTGGGCAAGCTATGAAGGCGCGCTATGA
- a CDS encoding CDP-alcohol phosphatidyltransferase family protein, with protein sequence MRFSLNTSDGSPPKRLYSAAELLLGGLVLFVVGSGLPALLASPAHWKVAYGLYACISVLTLTFWPYGLLGWANRVTLTRATLVAIVAGGLVADTFTTALWQWLAIAAIALALDGVDGWIARRFHSQSAFGARFDMELDALLIMLLCVGLLTLEPTIGAWVLLIGGIRYLFVAASWLFTWLSKPLFASFRRKAVCVWQVVALLLALAPLTPATASFWLAISALATLIYSFGVDVWWLHKQRVEAVTTTNHLHQRGKPTTSDHVTPP encoded by the coding sequence ATGCGGTTTTCTCTTAATACATCAGATGGCTCCCCTCCCAAACGGCTGTATAGTGCTGCGGAGTTACTGCTAGGTGGCTTGGTGCTGTTTGTTGTAGGCAGCGGTTTACCCGCGCTGTTGGCAAGTCCAGCGCACTGGAAAGTAGCCTATGGCCTTTACGCTTGTATTAGTGTGCTAACGCTAACCTTTTGGCCTTACGGCTTACTGGGCTGGGCAAATCGCGTCACGTTGACGAGAGCTACCTTAGTGGCGATCGTGGCAGGCGGATTAGTGGCGGATACGTTTACCACCGCACTGTGGCAGTGGCTGGCCATTGCAGCCATTGCGCTGGCACTAGACGGGGTAGATGGCTGGATTGCTCGGCGCTTTCATAGCCAATCAGCGTTTGGTGCGCGTTTTGATATGGAGCTGGATGCTCTGTTGATAATGCTGCTTTGCGTGGGGCTACTAACGCTAGAGCCAACCATAGGCGCTTGGGTGCTCCTCATCGGCGGGATACGTTACCTGTTTGTGGCCGCGAGCTGGCTCTTTACTTGGCTGAGCAAGCCGCTATTCGCCAGTTTTCGCCGCAAAGCCGTATGCGTTTGGCAAGTGGTTGCACTGCTGCTGGCGTTAGCGCCACTAACCCCAGCCACTGCTTCTTTTTGGTTAGCCATAAGTGCTCTTGCCACACTGATCTACTCGTTTGGCGTTGACGTATGGTGGCTGCATAAGCAACGAGTGGAGGCTGTCACAACGACAAACCACCTTCACCAACGTGGCAAGCCCACTACTTCCGACCACGTAACGCCGCCTTAA
- a CDS encoding creatininase family protein yields the protein MIYHWHTLTAPQIKAIANSDPVAVIILGAIEQHGTHLPLGTDLIIGEGLQAAMLSMMDPAIDVLCLPSLAVGASDEHASFPGTLSLPAPLAIATLEAYGASIARAGIKKLVLINSHGGNKAVMDLAALTLRKQFAMRVVKATYTRLPALEGAIDAEELRYGLHGGQLETAMMHYLAPSLVMLDGYQPSPPATPASGALVSPEGSAAYAWLAEDLATQGVAGDATGASAELGERLVKHYATQLAQVVAETAHLPPLPPKK from the coding sequence ATGATTTATCACTGGCACACCCTCACCGCGCCGCAGATCAAGGCGATAGCCAATAGTGACCCCGTCGCGGTAATCATCTTAGGCGCCATTGAGCAACACGGCACCCATCTACCGCTGGGCACTGACCTGATCATTGGCGAAGGATTGCAGGCAGCTATGCTTAGCATGATGGACCCCGCCATCGACGTGCTTTGCCTACCCTCACTCGCGGTAGGCGCTAGCGATGAACACGCCAGCTTTCCGGGAACGCTTAGCCTACCCGCGCCGTTAGCCATCGCGACGCTGGAAGCTTACGGCGCAAGTATCGCTCGCGCGGGGATCAAAAAACTGGTGCTGATCAATAGCCATGGTGGCAATAAAGCCGTGATGGACCTTGCCGCCCTGACCTTGCGAAAGCAGTTTGCGATGCGTGTGGTAAAAGCCACGTATACGCGGCTACCCGCACTAGAAGGCGCCATTGATGCCGAGGAGCTGCGCTATGGCCTGCACGGCGGGCAGCTAGAAACCGCCATGATGCACTATTTGGCTCCCTCCCTGGTGATGCTGGATGGCTATCAGCCGTCACCGCCCGCCACGCCTGCGTCCGGTGCGCTGGTTAGCCCCGAAGGCAGCGCTGCGTATGCTTGGCTGGCAGAAGATTTAGCCACTCAGGGCGTTGCTGGCGATGCGACGGGAGCCAGTGCAGAGCTGGGTGAACGGCTAGTAAAGCATTACGCTACACAGCTAGCGCAAGTGGTGGCCGAAACCGCCCACTTGCCACCACTGCCTCCTAAAAAATGA
- a CDS encoding glycosyltransferase: MSQRLTLIVAGAPDQRTGGYIYDAQIVAALREQGVTIDVIGLPGRFPDADETASLGLGETLAAQPDGARVIIDGLAMGALPDIVRRHTHRLDITALLHHPLGDEQGLRSEDQQRLHRSELAGIASVARVIVTSRFTERRLRELANHYALPMNTPISVVEPGVAAAPISPAAEPDVPIRLLCVGTLTPRKGQDVLVNALAGLSDLNWQCDCYGGARDVAFTQRVQQLIDDNGLSGRVVLHGECDAATLEAAYQSAHALLLPSWYEGYGMVVTEALAHGLPVITTTGGALKDTLPEGAGLSVAPGDVNALKAALQDFIADAALRTTLRAGAAEARGNLHDWQAAGAAFAKALQLPPSLAAGSQFQADWLTLRERVDAHARSKELTQAAAVWLVSGVDVKGRPSDQVPPTCIADLGCGRGSNMQFLAPQIPNPQHWMLFDHDAGLLNEALERAAALRSAKGQPVSVESHCVSLTTLKHPALEKARLVTASALLDLVSRAWIEALVSQCVRHRQGVLMAMSVTGAWCFTDRQLTPVENDEDCWVQSLFVAHQQRDKGLGDALGGDAHGVLMEAFKQQGFQVSEAETPWQLNASDPAVRPLMHALVAGWADAATEQAPEEAANRISQWRDRRLQAVEEGAVGILVSHRDLLALPADEA, encoded by the coding sequence ATGAGCCAACGTTTGACGCTTATTGTGGCCGGTGCGCCAGACCAGCGCACCGGCGGCTATATTTATGATGCACAGATCGTCGCCGCGCTGCGTGAGCAGGGAGTGACGATTGATGTGATAGGGCTGCCTGGCCGCTTTCCTGATGCCGATGAGACGGCTTCCCTCGGGCTGGGCGAGACGCTAGCCGCCCAGCCCGACGGTGCGCGGGTGATTATTGACGGCCTGGCGATGGGGGCGCTGCCCGACATTGTGCGTCGCCATACTCACCGATTAGACATTACCGCTCTGCTGCACCACCCATTGGGGGATGAGCAGGGCCTTCGCAGCGAAGATCAGCAGCGCTTACACCGTAGCGAATTAGCCGGGATCGCAAGCGTTGCCAGGGTCATCGTCACTAGCCGGTTTACCGAGCGCCGCTTACGCGAGCTTGCCAACCACTATGCGCTGCCCATGAACACGCCGATTAGCGTGGTTGAACCCGGTGTGGCGGCCGCGCCCATTAGCCCAGCGGCAGAGCCTGACGTGCCTATTCGTCTGCTGTGTGTGGGCACGCTGACGCCCCGCAAAGGGCAGGATGTATTGGTAAACGCGCTGGCGGGTTTAAGTGATTTGAACTGGCAGTGCGATTGTTATGGTGGCGCCCGAGACGTGGCCTTTACCCAGCGTGTGCAACAGCTGATTGATGACAATGGGCTCTCAGGTCGCGTAGTGCTCCATGGCGAGTGCGATGCAGCCACCTTGGAAGCCGCGTACCAGAGCGCACACGCCTTGTTGTTGCCTTCCTGGTACGAGGGGTATGGCATGGTGGTCACCGAAGCTCTGGCCCATGGTTTGCCAGTGATTACCACCACCGGGGGAGCACTTAAAGATACGCTGCCGGAAGGGGCGGGCCTAAGCGTAGCGCCTGGAGACGTAAACGCGCTAAAAGCGGCATTGCAGGATTTTATTGCAGATGCGGCGCTGCGCACTACGTTACGCGCAGGGGCAGCAGAAGCACGGGGCAATTTACACGATTGGCAAGCCGCAGGGGCTGCGTTTGCAAAGGCATTGCAGCTGCCCCCTTCGCTGGCTGCGGGTAGCCAATTCCAAGCGGACTGGCTGACGCTGCGCGAGCGCGTGGATGCCCATGCGCGAAGTAAGGAGCTTACTCAGGCTGCCGCTGTGTGGCTTGTCAGCGGTGTCGATGTAAAGGGTCGGCCTAGCGACCAAGTGCCTCCGACCTGTATTGCAGACTTAGGCTGTGGGCGGGGAAGCAATATGCAGTTTCTAGCGCCCCAAATACCTAACCCGCAGCACTGGATGCTGTTTGACCATGATGCAGGCTTACTCAATGAAGCACTCGAGCGAGCGGCAGCGCTGCGTAGCGCCAAGGGGCAGCCTGTTTCGGTAGAGAGTCACTGCGTATCGCTCACCACGCTTAAACACCCAGCATTGGAAAAGGCGCGCCTAGTAACGGCCTCTGCGCTGCTGGATCTTGTCTCCCGTGCGTGGATAGAGGCGCTGGTTAGCCAGTGTGTGAGGCACCGCCAAGGCGTGCTGATGGCGATGAGCGTGACCGGTGCGTGGTGTTTCACCGACCGGCAGCTGACCCCCGTCGAGAACGATGAAGATTGTTGGGTGCAGTCGCTATTTGTGGCTCATCAGCAGCGTGATAAGGGCCTTGGAGACGCGCTGGGGGGCGATGCTCATGGCGTGTTGATGGAGGCTTTCAAGCAGCAGGGCTTCCAAGTGAGTGAGGCAGAAACGCCGTGGCAGCTTAACGCCAGCGACCCTGCCGTGCGGCCATTAATGCACGCGCTGGTGGCTGGGTGGGCTGACGCAGCCACCGAGCAAGCCCCCGAGGAGGCCGCAAACCGTATTAGCCAATGGCGCGACCGCCGCCTACAGGCGGTTGAAGAGGGTGCAGTGGGTATTCTAGTAAGTCATCGCGATCTGCTGGCATTGCCAGCGGATGAGGCATAG
- the ribA gene encoding GTP cyclohydrolase II RibA translates to MYHIERAIFDIRRGLPVVLNTGEQRLLVQALEGSASVSSLAELSGSRPALVLTRHRLEAMGVALTAEAACLPLAHHVSEADLHRLALSQESTPLTPALLSGLKAAGMGGRGAVALMRRALLIPAALSAEVSESAATHIEQQLASGKLLEVNAQDAEKCLAGAPGMLKRVSEARIPLEDAPESRFVLFREPDGLREHVAVVIGQPDSLSGAVPLRMHSACLTGDLFGSLRCDCGEQLRNAVADIQAMGGGVLLYLAQEGRGIGLANKLRAYTLQDGGLDTVDADQMLGFGDDERQYAVAVDMLNALEISTVQLLTNNPLKMAALREGGIEVVSRQALYGSVTDHNHRYLSAKANRAGHFLDDVLEGRGR, encoded by the coding sequence ATGTATCACATTGAACGCGCTATTTTTGATATTCGTCGTGGTTTGCCGGTGGTATTGAATACCGGCGAGCAGCGTCTACTGGTGCAAGCATTAGAAGGCAGCGCATCCGTAAGCAGTTTGGCTGAGCTCTCTGGCTCCCGCCCTGCGCTGGTGCTAACGCGCCATCGGCTTGAGGCCATGGGAGTAGCATTAACGGCGGAGGCGGCCTGTTTGCCGCTAGCCCACCACGTGAGCGAAGCCGACCTGCACCGTTTGGCGCTATCTCAAGAGAGCACGCCGCTAACGCCTGCGCTGCTGAGTGGGTTAAAGGCTGCGGGGATGGGTGGGCGCGGAGCGGTGGCGTTAATGCGCCGTGCGTTATTAATCCCTGCGGCGCTAAGCGCTGAGGTAAGCGAGTCAGCGGCGACCCATATTGAACAACAGCTGGCCAGCGGTAAGCTGTTGGAGGTTAATGCTCAGGATGCTGAGAAGTGTCTTGCAGGCGCCCCGGGCATGTTGAAGCGGGTCAGCGAAGCGCGTATTCCGTTAGAAGACGCGCCAGAAAGTCGCTTTGTGCTATTTCGTGAGCCTGACGGCCTGCGGGAGCACGTAGCGGTGGTGATTGGGCAGCCTGATTCGCTGTCAGGAGCGGTACCGCTGCGGATGCACTCTGCCTGCTTAACCGGCGACTTATTTGGCAGTTTGCGCTGTGATTGTGGCGAGCAGCTGCGCAACGCGGTAGCGGATATACAAGCCATGGGCGGCGGCGTACTGCTCTATTTAGCTCAAGAGGGCCGAGGCATTGGTTTGGCAAATAAGCTGCGTGCCTACACCCTGCAAGATGGCGGCCTGGACACAGTAGACGCCGACCAGATGCTTGGCTTTGGCGATGATGAGCGCCAATATGCGGTGGCGGTGGATATGCTTAATGCATTGGAGATTTCCACCGTACAGCTACTGACCAATAATCCCTTAAAAATGGCTGCTCTGCGCGAAGGCGGTATTGAGGTGGTTTCTCGCCAAGCCCTGTATGGCAGCGTGACTGACCATAATCACCGTTATCTGAGTGCTAAAGCGAACCGCGCAGGACATTTTCTAGACGACGTGCTTGAGGGGCGTGGGCGTTAA
- a CDS encoding zinc-dependent alcohol dehydrogenase, giving the protein MSVPDTATAFWITREAYGELRREPLASPEEGEVLVRALYSGISRGTESLVFNTRVPESEYARMRAPFQTGDFPTPVKYGYCSVGRVAKGPQTLRDKTVFCLYPHQDHYVVPADAVLPLPEQVPAHRAVLTANMETAINGVWDANPMLGERLCVVGAGVVGALVAYLCAQIPGVDVRLIDINPEREALAAQLGVSFCTPDEAPVDQDCVIHASGHPQGLRLGMGLLGNEGRLIEMSWFGKGDVALPLGGAFHSQRLTLKASQVGQLPAVLLPRWNYRRRLTLALSLLTDPRLDALISGESAFADFPAIAPQLFGPGSTALCHRIRYPMSSF; this is encoded by the coding sequence ATGTCGGTGCCAGATACTGCGACAGCTTTTTGGATAACGCGCGAAGCCTACGGCGAGTTAAGGCGCGAACCGTTAGCGTCTCCAGAGGAGGGCGAGGTTCTTGTTCGCGCCCTCTACAGTGGCATTAGCCGGGGTACCGAGTCGCTGGTGTTTAATACCCGAGTCCCTGAAAGCGAGTACGCGCGTATGCGCGCTCCCTTTCAAACTGGTGATTTCCCTACGCCTGTTAAGTATGGCTACTGCAGCGTAGGGCGGGTAGCGAAAGGGCCTCAAACACTACGCGACAAAACAGTTTTTTGCCTTTATCCCCATCAAGACCACTACGTGGTACCCGCAGATGCAGTGCTGCCGCTGCCCGAGCAGGTGCCTGCTCACCGTGCCGTATTAACCGCCAATATGGAAACAGCCATTAACGGCGTATGGGATGCTAATCCCATGCTGGGCGAGCGCCTTTGTGTGGTGGGTGCGGGCGTTGTAGGTGCCCTAGTCGCTTATCTATGTGCGCAAATTCCGGGTGTGGACGTGCGATTAATCGACATTAATCCCGAGCGAGAAGCCTTGGCCGCTCAGTTAGGGGTTTCTTTCTGTACGCCAGACGAAGCACCCGTCGACCAGGACTGCGTCATCCATGCCAGCGGCCATCCGCAAGGCTTAAGGCTCGGGATGGGCCTGCTGGGCAATGAAGGCCGCTTAATTGAAATGAGCTGGTTCGGCAAAGGGGACGTGGCGCTGCCGCTCGGCGGTGCGTTTCACTCCCAGCGGCTAACCCTCAAAGCCAGTCAGGTTGGGCAACTGCCCGCTGTGTTACTGCCCCGCTGGAACTACCGCCGCCGCTTAACGCTGGCATTGAGCTTACTCACTGATCCGCGTTTAGACGCGCTGATTAGTGGTGAAAGCGCGTTTGCTGATTTTCCTGCTATTGCGCCACAGCTTTTTGGTCCCGGCAGTACCGCCCTCTGCCACCGTATCCGCTACCCAATGTCATCTTTTTGA
- the astB gene encoding N-succinylarginine dihydrolase yields the protein MNVNSIREVNFDGLVGLTHNYSGLAHGNVASMSHGGLVSNPKEGALQGLAKMKSLMDAGYTQGVLPPQQRPDLGALRDLGFSGSNSEILAQAAKQAPQLLRAVCSASSMWTANAGTITPSVDAPDGRVHFTPANLQSSFHRYLEPKTTGRVLQAMFRDEQHFAHHPVLPATPAFSDEGAANHTRLCGEYGEPGVHLFVYGRQAFGDGRSGEREPKRYPARQTLEASQAVARQHGLSEAQTVFAQQHPEAIDAGVFHNDVIAVGNGPVLLYHEMAFLDEERTLDELRAKMSTPLIPVRVPVEAVSMEDAVASYLFNSQLLSNPDGTMTLVVPSECQEREAVWHTIQNFILAGNNPIGEVIVKDVKQSMRNGGGPACLRLRVVLSEAERDALTGRVLLNDALYDDLTAWVSRHYRDCLTSEDLADPQLATEVLTALDELTQLLQIGSVYPFQLG from the coding sequence ATGAACGTGAACAGCATCCGGGAAGTTAACTTCGACGGCTTGGTGGGGCTTACCCATAACTACTCGGGGCTGGCCCACGGTAATGTGGCCTCGATGAGCCACGGCGGTTTGGTTTCTAACCCCAAAGAGGGGGCGCTTCAGGGGCTGGCTAAAATGAAGTCGCTGATGGACGCAGGTTACACCCAGGGCGTGCTGCCTCCTCAGCAGCGCCCGGACTTAGGTGCGCTGCGTGATTTAGGCTTTAGCGGCAGCAATAGCGAGATCCTCGCTCAAGCTGCGAAGCAAGCGCCGCAGCTGCTGCGGGCGGTGTGCTCGGCCTCCAGTATGTGGACGGCTAACGCAGGCACCATTACGCCTAGCGTCGATGCGCCCGATGGCCGGGTGCACTTTACCCCCGCCAATCTACAATCCAGCTTCCACCGATACCTGGAGCCGAAAACCACCGGCCGCGTGCTGCAGGCGATGTTCCGTGATGAGCAGCACTTCGCCCATCACCCGGTGCTACCTGCCACGCCCGCCTTTTCTGATGAAGGGGCAGCTAACCACACCCGCCTGTGCGGCGAGTATGGCGAGCCCGGCGTTCACTTGTTTGTGTATGGTCGCCAGGCGTTTGGTGATGGGCGGAGCGGCGAGCGCGAACCCAAGCGCTACCCCGCCCGCCAAACCCTGGAAGCCAGCCAAGCGGTGGCTCGCCAGCACGGGCTGAGCGAGGCACAAACCGTGTTCGCCCAGCAGCACCCGGAAGCCATCGATGCCGGGGTGTTCCACAACGATGTAATTGCCGTCGGCAACGGCCCGGTGCTGCTCTATCACGAAATGGCGTTTCTCGATGAAGAGCGCACGCTGGACGAACTGCGCGCCAAAATGAGCACGCCGCTGATTCCCGTGCGGGTGCCGGTGGAAGCAGTGAGCATGGAAGATGCCGTGGCATCGTATCTGTTCAACTCTCAGCTGCTCTCCAACCCAGATGGCACCATGACTCTGGTGGTGCCCAGCGAGTGCCAAGAGCGCGAAGCCGTGTGGCACACGATTCAAAACTTCATCCTGGCGGGCAATAACCCCATCGGTGAAGTCATCGTTAAAGATGTGAAGCAGAGCATGCGTAACGGCGGCGGCCCCGCCTGCCTACGCCTGCGAGTGGTACTGTCGGAAGCGGAGCGCGACGCACTTACCGGACGCGTACTGCTCAACGACGCGCTCTATGATGATCTTACCGCCTGGGTGAGCCGCCACTACCGCGACTGCCTTACCAGTGAAGATCTCGCCGACCCACAGCTTGCGACGGAAGTGCTCACCGCGCTGGATGAGCTGACGCAGCTACTGCAAATTGGCTCGGTGTATCCATTCCAGTTGGGGTAA
- the bluB gene encoding 5,6-dimethylbenzimidazole synthase, which translates to MITSNTSFSAAERDGLYRAIFERRDVRSQFLPDPIPSDVLARLLQAAHHAPSVGFMQPWDFIVIESPEVRALVLALFEQESQKASEHYEGERKALYRSLKLQGILESPLNLCITCDRSRGGPHVLGRNSIVDTDLFSTCLAVQNLWLAARAEGIGVGWVSILDQQQLSVALSLPEHVYPLAYLCLGYVSEFLDQPELEASGWRSRLPLNELVHSDTWGQPLDNGALKAALRGRK; encoded by the coding sequence ATGATTACTTCTAATACTTCTTTTTCCGCTGCTGAGCGCGATGGTCTTTATCGTGCGATTTTTGAGCGGCGTGACGTACGTTCCCAGTTCCTGCCTGACCCCATTCCTAGCGATGTGCTGGCGCGTCTTTTGCAGGCGGCCCACCATGCTCCTTCAGTTGGATTTATGCAGCCTTGGGACTTTATTGTTATCGAAAGCCCTGAAGTGAGAGCATTGGTCTTAGCGCTGTTTGAACAGGAGAGCCAGAAGGCGAGTGAGCATTATGAGGGCGAACGCAAGGCGCTTTACCGTAGCCTAAAGCTGCAAGGTATTTTGGAAAGCCCGCTTAACCTTTGCATTACCTGCGACCGAAGCCGAGGTGGCCCTCACGTGTTGGGGCGTAATAGCATTGTCGATACTGATCTTTTCAGCACGTGTTTAGCCGTGCAAAACCTCTGGCTGGCGGCAAGAGCAGAGGGCATTGGCGTCGGTTGGGTGAGTATTCTCGATCAGCAGCAGTTGAGTGTGGCGTTGAGCCTGCCTGAACATGTTTATCCTTTAGCGTACCTTTGCCTGGGGTATGTGAGTGAGTTTTTAGATCAGCCGGAACTGGAGGCCAGCGGCTGGCGCTCCCGGCTGCCGTTAAATGAGCTAGTGCATAGCGATACCTGGGGGCAGCCGCTAGACAATGGAGCGCTTAAGGCGGCGTTACGTGGTCGGAAGTAG
- a CDS encoding RibD family protein, whose product MAVRHGSLSPIDIALNQPGWQSHAAVTEAARVLLDCLTPLAAQSRWVIAQLGQSLDGRIATESGHSHYINGFESLVHLHRLRALADAVVVGAGTAAADNPQLTVRHVTGKHPVRVVIDPRGRVPAEHVLFTTDTAPTLHITGPDVNSTTGNAERCVLPLNTHGQFTPHDVIDLLAQRGLKRVLVEGGGVTVSQFIEAGAIERLHLLVAPLLIGSGRPGLQMTPIDTLESALRPSMRTFRCGDDTLFDVQLRASP is encoded by the coding sequence ATGGCCGTTCGTCATGGCTCGCTCAGCCCGATAGACATCGCTCTTAACCAACCGGGGTGGCAAAGCCACGCCGCGGTAACGGAAGCTGCCCGCGTGCTGCTGGACTGCCTGACACCGCTGGCGGCTCAGTCGCGCTGGGTCATTGCCCAGCTGGGGCAGAGTTTGGATGGGCGAATTGCCACGGAAAGCGGTCACTCCCACTACATCAACGGCTTTGAAAGCCTGGTGCATTTGCACCGCCTGCGGGCGCTGGCCGACGCCGTGGTGGTCGGCGCGGGTACGGCAGCCGCTGATAACCCCCAGCTCACCGTGCGTCATGTCACCGGCAAGCATCCCGTGCGGGTAGTGATTGACCCAAGAGGCCGAGTACCCGCCGAGCATGTGCTGTTCACCACGGATACCGCGCCCACGCTGCATATCACCGGGCCGGACGTTAACAGCACCACCGGCAACGCCGAACGCTGCGTACTGCCACTGAATACCCACGGGCAGTTCACTCCCCACGATGTTATTGACCTGCTGGCGCAGCGCGGCCTGAAGCGGGTATTGGTTGAAGGGGGCGGCGTTACCGTCTCGCAATTTATTGAAGCAGGCGCCATTGAGCGATTGCACCTGCTGGTGGCGCCGCTGCTGATTGGTTCCGGTAGGCCTGGGCTGCAAATGACCCCCATCGACACCCTGGAAAGCGCCCTGCGCCCGTCGATGCGAACGTTCCGGTGTGGAGACGACACGCTGTTTGATGTGCAGCTGCGTGCCAGCCCCTGA